CTTGCTCTATTGCTGCTTGCTTTGCCATTATGCTACTGCTTTTCGGTTTTTACCTGATTTCATAAGACCATCGTAATGCTTATTCAAAAGATAAGAATTTACTTGTTGCATAGTATCTATAGCTACACCAACCATAATTAATAGTGATGTACCTCCATAAAACAATGCCCATCCTTGTTGCATACCTAATACATTAACTGCTACTGCAGGAAATATAGCGATAAGAGCAAGAAACACAGAACCCGGAAGAGTAATCTGCGACATTATTCTATCTAAATATTCAGCAGTTTCAGATCCTGGACGTATGCCAGCTATAAAGCCACCACTACGTTTTAAATCATCTGCCATTTTATTAGTAGGTACTGTGATTGCTGTATAGAAATATGTAAAAACAATAATCAATAATGCAAACACAAGGTTATACCAAAAACCAAAAATGTTATTTCCGAAGTTGGTTTGTAACCAAGTTCCAGCAGTGGTATCTGCCAAGAAACTTGCACCACCTATCAACCCAGGAACAAACATAATTGCCTGCGCAAAGATAATAGGCATTACCCCAGAAGCGTTAAGTTTTAGTGGTAAAAATTGTCTACTACCAAAAACATTTTTTTCATAGGCTCCAGTCGCTGTTCTTCTTGCATATGAAACCGGCACTTGACGTACTGCCATAACAAGTAAAATACACAACAAGATAATAACAAACCAAATCACTAACTCTATGAGTATCATGATTAAACCACCGTTTGACTCATTAACACGAGCTACCCATTCTTGTACAAATGATATAGGCATCGTTGCAATAATACCCACCATAATTAAAAGTGAAATACCATTACCGATACCTTTATCTGTAATCTTTTCACCTAACCACATAGCAAAAACACAACCTGTAACTAAAATAAATACAGATGATATATAGAATGTAGGTGTTAAACCCATAACAAAAGCGCTAGAAGGAACTCCTAATGCAGGTAACGCAGCAAGATATCCTGGTGCCTGTAATAAACAGATTGCAATAGTTAACCATCTAGTTATTTGGTTGATTTTTCGTCGTCCACTTTCACCCTCCTTTTGTAGCTTCTGCAGATAAGGTATTGCTATTCCCATTAACTGCACTACAATAGAAGCAGATATATATGGCATAATCCCCAACGCAAAAACTGATGCATTAGAAAATGCACCACCTGTAAATGCAGCTAGAAGACCTAACAAACCTTGATCCGTACTATCCTGAAGACCCCCAAGTTGTGAAGCATCTATACCAGGAAGTACTACTTGAGCACCAAAACGATATACGAGGAGAAGTGTGAGCGTAAGGAGTATTCTATTCCTTAGCTCATCAATCTTCCAGATATTCTTTATTGTATCTATAAATTTCATCCTCTTATATCAATTATAGCGTTACAGCTTCACCGCCAGCAGCTTCAACAGCAGCCTTTGCAGTTGCAGTAAATTTATGTGCAGATACTTTAATTTTAGCCTTAAGCTCTCCTCTACCTAATATCTTAACTAGATCGTTTTTACCAACTAA
The genomic region above belongs to Dokdonia sp. Dokd-P16 and contains:
- the secY gene encoding preprotein translocase subunit SecY, translating into MKFIDTIKNIWKIDELRNRILLTLTLLLVYRFGAQVVLPGIDASQLGGLQDSTDQGLLGLLAAFTGGAFSNASVFALGIMPYISASIVVQLMGIAIPYLQKLQKEGESGRRKINQITRWLTIAICLLQAPGYLAALPALGVPSSAFVMGLTPTFYISSVFILVTGCVFAMWLGEKITDKGIGNGISLLIMVGIIATMPISFVQEWVARVNESNGGLIMILIELVIWFVIILLCILLVMAVRQVPVSYARRTATGAYEKNVFGSRQFLPLKLNASGVMPIIFAQAIMFVPGLIGGASFLADTTAGTWLQTNFGNNIFGFWYNLVFALLIIVFTYFYTAITVPTNKMADDLKRSGGFIAGIRPGSETAEYLDRIMSQITLPGSVFLALIAIFPAVAVNVLGMQQGWALFYGGTSLLIMVGVAIDTMQQVNSYLLNKHYDGLMKSGKNRKAVA